In the Thalassoglobus sp. JC818 genome, one interval contains:
- a CDS encoding WD40 repeat domain-containing serine/threonine-protein kinase: MSTSETPLYPPESYELIHQLLERWEELRDEGNHVTAEELCANWPSPVPPETLADLDKYIEALTNVDYFISPAAPVEQKQMISSIGPYRVVDHLGRGGTSDVYLCDQLLPKRKVALKILMFSHCNESIQRRFRLEIDLLATLIHHGIARIYEAGLADIGHGPQPYYTMEYIEGERLEKLLTKPVSDQISRKERLELFDQIAEAMQFAHKNGVIHRDLKPSNILVGTNGKVKVIDFGLARLIDSEANSIAATATSSRFVGTPLYMSPEQYSEKYNLIDIRTDIYSLGVVLYQMLSGKLPYDVNDKPLIEIANTVLSTPPTPLSTVLPSVSKTLETIVMKMIEKDPGDRYRSIADVISDLKNYREGRPILARRQTALGALLRWGRHHPREAAFTGITATLVMVSLIVATISNVIARQRSESLEVAFTSLNYEFERAERQSRLASRHASALEDANQSLNDSNTRLERAISNATMMRASRNTENNPQLSQTLLDDPNSVAPEMRGFAWKILKQKADWLITEGRWDRGPIIAASFSGDGERIALASIGAIEMRRASDLELLWAVKDRVSPNTLLVTDSTGRRIVYEKEEQGLVGYDSLTETKTPLVGLAPVHATAMFCNRENQFAIGYNDGTVEVWSEDFSSVSQRMFVRSSPIIGITFDLGSSNIGTVSASGFVDQLNPTTGIAEEYMELGVAGLQQSSFDNTGRYLLAGRKFRYLVAWDLVRKKQIYYSTNAGPHLAPVVISTPKVQFGIASRVRAELVGVEGDSILLHLKDSNIRAMTTPYQADRVAIADHDGNIKIYRTDPPQLPRLVPNPQERLGTIRFLAPNKMFIAGGTHGYVSTFNFEDQTSTPLMPNGGSIVTDLEYIPQRSTVIRTLAKGECECWTLTDDNAELKWTITQERIVDCVVCEKREIVYGLTKKGNLIIINLNDGTILKELPAHTSLGSTMALSPEAKRFVTGDEGGNIHCWNPDTLERIGSVESGDSKLHEIRYAPDGSSFAVSSTDGLVRIYDTRSLEELASLTVHASAVRSLDYSPDGLTLATGGMDDNVILWDTATWQPQVSLVANVAGVRSIRFAPDGNRLTAIGTLAHIAVWDVEPIE, translated from the coding sequence ATGAGCACTTCGGAGACTCCTCTCTACCCACCGGAATCGTACGAGCTGATTCATCAGCTTCTGGAAAGATGGGAAGAACTCCGCGATGAGGGCAATCACGTGACGGCCGAAGAGCTGTGTGCGAACTGGCCCTCCCCCGTTCCGCCCGAAACGCTCGCTGATCTCGACAAATACATCGAAGCTCTCACCAACGTCGACTACTTCATCTCGCCGGCGGCTCCGGTCGAACAGAAGCAGATGATTTCGTCGATCGGCCCGTATCGCGTGGTGGATCACCTCGGTCGTGGCGGAACCTCGGATGTCTATCTCTGTGACCAACTCCTCCCGAAACGAAAAGTCGCCCTCAAGATTTTGATGTTCTCTCACTGCAACGAGAGCATTCAGCGACGATTTCGATTGGAGATTGACCTACTCGCGACACTAATTCATCACGGGATCGCCAGAATTTACGAAGCTGGACTCGCAGATATCGGTCACGGCCCACAGCCTTATTACACAATGGAATACATTGAGGGCGAACGGCTTGAGAAACTGCTGACCAAACCAGTCAGCGATCAGATCAGTCGGAAAGAGCGGCTCGAACTCTTCGACCAGATTGCTGAAGCGATGCAATTCGCTCACAAGAATGGAGTCATTCATCGCGACTTGAAGCCGTCCAACATCCTTGTCGGAACGAACGGCAAGGTCAAAGTCATCGACTTCGGACTGGCAAGGCTCATTGATTCGGAAGCGAATTCAATCGCCGCGACGGCTACGTCGTCTCGGTTTGTCGGCACTCCACTTTATATGAGCCCGGAGCAATACTCCGAAAAATACAACCTGATCGATATCCGAACCGACATCTATAGCCTCGGAGTTGTGCTCTATCAGATGCTGTCGGGCAAGCTTCCGTACGACGTCAACGACAAACCGCTGATCGAGATTGCCAACACCGTTCTCTCCACTCCACCAACTCCGCTAAGCACGGTCCTGCCCTCGGTTTCGAAGACTCTGGAAACGATTGTCATGAAGATGATCGAGAAGGATCCGGGCGATCGTTATCGTTCCATTGCAGATGTCATCAGCGATCTGAAAAACTACCGCGAAGGTCGTCCGATCCTCGCACGTCGTCAGACGGCTTTAGGGGCGTTGCTGCGATGGGGTCGGCATCATCCCCGCGAAGCAGCATTCACCGGAATCACAGCGACTCTTGTCATGGTCAGCTTGATCGTCGCGACCATTTCGAACGTCATTGCAAGGCAACGATCCGAATCCCTGGAAGTTGCATTCACGAGTTTGAACTACGAATTCGAACGGGCAGAACGACAGTCCCGTCTCGCTTCGCGTCACGCCTCTGCCCTCGAGGACGCAAACCAGAGCCTCAACGACTCGAATACTCGATTGGAACGGGCGATTTCCAACGCAACAATGATGCGAGCGTCTCGAAACACTGAGAACAACCCGCAGCTTTCTCAAACACTTCTCGATGATCCAAATTCCGTCGCTCCGGAGATGCGTGGATTCGCGTGGAAGATTCTGAAACAGAAAGCTGACTGGCTCATTACCGAGGGTCGCTGGGACAGAGGACCTATCATCGCTGCCAGTTTTTCAGGAGATGGTGAACGCATTGCATTGGCGAGCATCGGAGCCATCGAAATGCGACGGGCCAGCGATCTTGAACTGCTGTGGGCTGTCAAAGATCGCGTGTCGCCGAACACGTTGCTTGTCACAGATTCGACCGGCCGTCGGATCGTCTACGAAAAAGAAGAGCAAGGGCTCGTCGGATATGACTCTTTAACCGAAACAAAAACCCCTCTCGTCGGTTTAGCTCCAGTCCACGCGACTGCCATGTTTTGCAACCGAGAGAACCAGTTCGCCATCGGCTACAACGACGGAACGGTGGAAGTCTGGAGTGAAGACTTTTCGAGCGTCTCCCAGCGCATGTTCGTGAGGAGTTCTCCCATCATCGGAATCACCTTCGATCTCGGAAGCTCAAACATCGGGACAGTCAGCGCCAGCGGATTTGTCGATCAACTGAATCCCACGACCGGAATCGCCGAGGAGTACATGGAGTTGGGCGTCGCGGGACTTCAACAATCCAGCTTTGACAACACCGGACGCTATTTACTCGCAGGGCGCAAGTTTCGATATCTCGTCGCCTGGGATCTGGTGAGGAAGAAGCAGATCTATTATTCCACTAACGCGGGGCCTCATCTCGCTCCAGTGGTGATCTCAACTCCCAAGGTGCAATTCGGGATCGCATCGCGCGTTCGAGCAGAACTCGTCGGTGTCGAAGGAGACAGCATTCTTCTTCACCTCAAAGACTCCAACATTCGAGCCATGACCACCCCCTATCAGGCCGATCGCGTTGCTATTGCTGACCACGATGGCAACATCAAGATTTATCGAACCGATCCGCCACAGCTACCACGATTGGTTCCCAACCCCCAAGAACGTCTCGGGACAATTCGTTTCCTCGCTCCGAATAAAATGTTCATCGCTGGAGGAACGCATGGGTACGTTTCGACGTTCAACTTTGAAGATCAAACGTCGACGCCTCTCATGCCGAATGGGGGCAGCATTGTCACCGATCTCGAATACATTCCCCAGCGTTCCACGGTCATTCGAACTCTCGCCAAAGGAGAATGCGAATGCTGGACACTGACTGATGACAACGCTGAACTGAAATGGACAATCACGCAAGAACGAATCGTCGACTGCGTCGTCTGCGAGAAGCGGGAAATTGTGTACGGTCTGACGAAAAAGGGAAACTTGATCATCATCAATCTGAACGATGGAACGATCCTCAAGGAACTCCCCGCTCATACTTCTCTCGGCTCGACAATGGCACTCTCACCGGAAGCAAAGCGATTTGTGACCGGAGACGAAGGTGGAAACATACACTGCTGGAATCCGGACACGCTGGAGCGAATTGGCTCTGTCGAAAGCGGTGATTCAAAACTCCACGAAATCCGCTATGCCCCGGACGGTTCCAGCTTTGCCGTAAGTTCGACGGACGGACTCGTGCGAATTTACGACACAAGATCGCTTGAGGAACTTGCCTCTCTGACTGTCCATGCTTCTGCTGTTCGGTCTCTCGATTACTCGCCGGACGGACTCACTCTCGCAACCGGCGGAATGGACGATAATGTCATTCTGTGGGACACAGCGACCTGGCAGCCACAGGTCTCACTCGTCGCCAACGTTGCTGGAGTTCGGTCGATTCGATTCGCCCCGGACGGAAATCGACTCACCGCCATCGGAACTCTGGCCCACATCGCTGTCTGGGACGTCGAACCGATCGAGTGA